In Hippoglossus hippoglossus isolate fHipHip1 chromosome 11, fHipHip1.pri, whole genome shotgun sequence, the sequence TCTGTCAGGGTTGAACTTTCATCTGCAATgatttaatcagattaattaAAACAGATTCCAACATATGCAGCCACGTCCCCAGACAGGAACTGAGCGAGGTCggtacaaaaaaaagagaaaatctgcaATTAAATTCTCTTTTAAGACAACAAATGAGGTAAATCCATGTCTGAGAAACCAGCCTGTGGTCAGAGAGCAGTTGTGTGTTGCAAGTGGACAATGTTTGgcttttaaaaaattgtaaaGAAGAGCAGGTGAACTGTACGGCTTTAATTCGTCTGTATAGTTTTGGGGAATTTTGTTTTGATAGAAGTGTAATATATCACAATACAATATTTTTGAGGAGCTTACTTttaataaaaccaataaaagaTATATTGAGCTTTGGGTGTTTAAACCAAAAATTCCACTGCCTtttcaaaatcatttaaaattgaTTGCTTCAGTTTATTTGACCATTtgcccccaaaaaaagaaatatgaaggCCTCAGCTTGagctctggaaaatgtttgatAGAATAAAGATGAATCGTTGATGAAAATATTCAACTATTGACTGAAACCCCAAAGTTGTACATAATTGTACTAAAAGATTTCAGTACTAaacatttacactttttaaacaaaatgattATTGATCCCAATAAGatagaaaaattaaaaaagcttcTATTAACTCTGCTTATTTTCTTacttatcttaaaaaaaaactaagtttcTACCACAGTTCAAGATTTTAGCAGATGATTTCTTTCCCTGTTTCACATTCAAATGGACAACACACATTAGATATTCTACATACTCAGGATGTTCTGGGGggctatgaaaaaaaaaaaaaaatcaccataaaaaaaacctgtttatACAACATAATTTGCAAATGTCCATGTACTCTGGAGGTTGATGAATGTGAAAAGAGCATAGCTGGAGGAAGGTGTGGGATGCAGGAAAGAAACTGCTATTGCTTCAGTTTCTGAGCACTCCTGAGAACGTGGCATTAGTAAATCCTGCACTCATGAAACCATATTCATCACCGTGAGGCATGAAAATAACGATACAGTTGCAACTTATGACAAgacatgaatataaatgttatCCTCCGCAACATATACAACCTTGACTGAAAAACACGATCCTAATCCTATAGGTCcctctgtgtgcatgtatattGTATTAGTGTACATGTTGATGTcattctcacactcacacacagtctgtgCGCTGTTGTCTACTGGGCCTGGTTGTTCTCCCCTAGGAcgcccactcctcctcctcctgctcgaTCCCTATCCTCCATTCGGTGTGTCCCACATTCCCTTCCCTGCCGCACtaattgttttttgtaattattttcaccCTTCTGCTATTGTGACAGGCAGCGGCTGCACTACTCTTAACAAATTAGTGCAAGAGATGCAGCGAGCAGATACAAGGAGCAGAGACATCTTAGGGAAGAGTGTGTTACTTCTAAAAAACTAATACAATGGCGGAAAAGAAGCACTAAAAAACTATGTTGGGACATAATTATCACTATAAGtgtattttcttgattaatccATTAATCGTTTTGTGACTAAAATAccaatgaaatttaaaaatattaagatTAAAAGTTTTCTGAAGCACAAGACAAAGGCATGAAGGAAATATTAACTTTACTGCCACATGAGTGATGTGGTAAGTGATGGAGGATTGATGAGCCATGCATCGAAATATATATAATcctaaaagataaaaatgttcaggGATCTCATAAATTCTCTGAACAATActtattttgttttatacacAGTATtaatatccatccattcatgGGCTATCACACTCATCCACTGATggctgcaggaggcaggatacACCCTGGACAGTTCACCAGTCTATCACTCGGCTGACAAATGGAGGtaaaacaaccattcacactcacaattACACTTTTGAACAATTcaacatacatacaaatacatcATCTGGTTAAATCAAAGCGTAAATAAGTAATAGGAAAAGAAATTGCACCTTCACATGTCTTGTTTGGATACATTTTGGTAATCCGAGCACTAAAGGTCGAAACCCGGGTATTTTGAAAATATACCCAGGGGAGCTGTGCCgttggagtgggggggggggggcacaggctCAGGTGTTGTCCTGAAGTCTCAAAGGGAGGAACCTTTGTCACCACTCACAACAAGCTGACAAATGTACCTGCCGCTGTCAAAATGCATCTGCTGGTTCAGTTTCGATGTCTCACGCTGATAAGGACACAAACGCAGGTGTAATTGCAGGTGAGACTTGATTCCCACCTGAAACTGAGACAACTGCTCCTCTATAACTAACATGACGGTGTCACAACATGCAGACAAGCAAGgactctgctgtgttttcattttcctgtttttgtcaCAACTAATTTTAAGCAGAAATGTGAACACATTGCTGGTATTCATGTGCCGATTGTACCTGCAATTTGAATTGAGAATTACATTTAAGTTATGGAAATTAGTCTTATTGCTACAGGAGTTGAATTAAATGAggtttaaaaagacaaatttgaaACAAACAGGAGGTCTGAGAACACATAGTAACACCAACTGCAGCAGATGGTGCAACTATACAAGACGAATTTACATCTGTGAAGACACCACAAGGCTGTTCAGcttgttttgtgtgaaaaacaatttGCAGTCGTATTTTCAAAAGACAACTGTTGATTTCAGTATGAAACATCATATTTTGCTGGTTCCCGTCAGTTTACTTTGGCAAAGTAGCTGCATTTAAGttagataaaaataaatgtggctAAGTTAACATGTTAAATTATATTGTCTCTGAAAATTGTGAGTAACTGGTTATTATACAAGTTTAATATGAACACATCTGATTATGTTTGTGATGCTGTTCAAATTCTACAACGCATAAATTACTACGCCCTGCCGCCATGGTACCAGGGAACTAGGGATTTTCAATGTGACACTGAAAATATCAAGAAGTTGATTATATTCAGCTTCTAAAACTTTGGATTATTTAAATGTCCTTTAACTATATTACTGGCAGTaacatataaatgtgtttttcaaattttgCAAAATCACAGTGAAGAGTGATCACTGTTCCCATAAAGCTGGTTTGCAGCTCAGGAAAAGTTTAGATTTTCCTCTAGATGACACTGCGAAGAAAGTTCAAAGTGGTTTTAAGAAGGACTCATAGGAATATCTCTTCAGTTTTAGGCTGTTAACTCTTCAAAAACAATTGCTAATGGATTGTTTTTGTATTCATCGTGGTAGTTACCCTGCTCCGGAGATAGTCTGCAAGGTTCTTTCGTGTGAAgttcgctgctgctgctggactgagTTCGTAACCTAAGAAATAGAAATGAGGGGAAAAATGGCATCAGACACAAGTTTTGAGTTTGTCCTCTGTTTTATTCTTGTCACAATATTATATATCTATTAATGACTAGGACAGGGCACTGAAAGTTAGCATCACTGGATTCATTTGTTATTTACTTCAGCAAATCTCTTATTTCAATCAAAACCTTATACTTCAGACAACTTTTGAATTTGCACAAGTTGATAAAGATAACTTCTCACATTACTTCTCATTTAAACATGATCAAACACGTGTAGTTTGTGTACTGGCAGCAAACATTGGGTCAAGTGTAAATATCAAAAGATGCCCACACATGGAGTACTTCTTACCATTCCTCATTTTGTAGAGCTGGACGTTCTTCTGGATGTACTCTGCAAACTGCACAGTGTCTCCTGCCTCCCCgacacacaggagcagaatCTTCTCGCTGAGCTTGAACATCTTGTCGTAGtctggaaaaacacagagaacattaaaaaaacaggttAATATCTGCAGGAATTAGAATGAACATGGACTTGATAAACTAAGTTTCAATGGACGTTGATGCAGCGAtgactttcactttcactgttgAGCGCCTGATTGAAAAACTTgacttttacaaaataaaaaaacacaaccacttGTTTAGAGGTTTTAAATTTAATGGAGCAATtacaggaagaaagaaaatccaaacTTTTCAACAAGAATAACACGATACAGATTTATTGCTACTTAACCTAGCTCCGGTTAGCCTCGTTAGCTCCCGTCACATTCACAATACGCTGTTTATATAGCAATGTGAGCATTTAGGCTAACTCACACAACGGTGCGACATACTTAGATACATATTCAGGATATTTGTGAAATGCATAAAAGGAGAATATGGCCGTAAGTGTGTTAAATCAGCTACAGCAGCCGGCTGAGTGgctaatgctaagctaacgcATTGTCATACCGTGTTTCATCTTAATGATGCTGCTCGCTGCGACGTTGTCGGAGGCGACGAGCACAAAATCCGGCCCCGTGATCCCGAGTAAATATTCCATGGTGGATATTTAGCTGCGAGTTGGAATAaaagtgtgaaaataaatgtgtggtAGCGTCTCCTGCTCGCGTGTGTACAGATTACACAGCAAAAGTTTGAGACAGCTGTCGCGCGTTGCTTACGTCACCGGAAAGCACGTCACTTCTTCGCGACCGAGGCGGGCGATTTGAGCGGATCCGCCACGATCCTCCCCGGACACCGACGGTTTCTGCTGCGGTATAAACACGCTCGAACCCCGGCTGTGCTCCCCGGTGAAGGTCGGTATGAAGGGTGGGACACCCCGAAGCGTCATGTCGGAGTCCAACAAGCCGAGCGACCCGCTGAGGAGACGCTCTCCGCGGTTgagttctcctcctcctcctcctttggcTAACTTGAAAACAGACAATAAAATGGCGGCCGCGTCTTTCGCCGTCAAACGCTCCATCACAGTGAGGAAGATCGCTCCCAGGAAAACCACCGCGCCGTCGGAGCACAACAAGGAGAACACGCCGAGGCCGTCTGGGGACAACCAGCAGAAGGTGTCCACCCCGGGTCCCGCCCCGGACCACGGCAGCTCCTCCTCGGCtaagaagaagacgaagaaggcCGCTCTGCCCTCGCCgatcctccctccatccccgcCGCCCTCCCGGCCCCAGGAGTCGGACCCAGACGCCGCGGTGTGGTCCCAGAAAGTGCGCCGGTCCTACAGCCGCCTCGGCGACCGGTCCCTCAACAGCCCGGACCCCCGCGAGACTCTGTTCGGCTTCGAGAAGCTGACGACACCCGAGGTGGGCCCGAGAGTGCGGCGCTGTAAACCGGGTCTGGAGGCCTCCGGGTCCGTCACCGGGCTGAGCTCCTTCacgtccctgctgctgctggaggcggaCGACGCGGGTCAGCCCGAGCCGGACCCGAACATCCCCGGGGTGACCttggtgaaggagaagaggaggaggaggaaggcgcCGCAGATCGCCCCCGTGGAGCTGGAGGCTCTGGCTGCGGAGATGAACGCGGTGTTcgaggaggcagaggagttcGAGCTGGTGGTGGAGTGAAGGATTCAAACTGAGAGACTGAAGGGGATCCcatgttgactgtgtgtgtgtcattcacatgctggaaaaaaagacagactcTGGGACTGTTTCTGTATATTTCTAGTTCttttatattgtacatttttgaTTCTTTGGAGTTTATCTGTTtggtattttcatttaaatgatcTTGAGGTGGTTGTTTAGGTCGTTATGTGCATATTACATGTGTAGGTAGACCAGTAAGgtatgctcccccccccccccccagtataATTAAAGCCTTTAAACTGATTATCTTTTGAAGATGCAATAattaattggttaattgattTGACAGACATCTTTTCTATAACTGATTGTTGTTCTCATAATTTTTCATGCTAAAAAAAGTGTGATAAGTGTTAAATATTCTCTGATTCCATTCTCACATCAGAtcattgtaaactgaatattttgggGGGTTTTATTTGGACATTTGTTCGAAACCCATCAACTAATTTAAAGATGCCAGGAAACATATAGGTGTTACACAGTTTATAAATGTATGTGGAGGCTGTAGGAGGTATAAAGGTCATAAAAACAGTTTCTTTTCAGGACTGGTATGATCTGAACATCATGAATGAACAGATAGTTTCAGGTGTTTCTACCCTTGTTGACCGAAGACGCATCTTGTATCTGCTTGTATTTCCACTGCTGAAGAACAACAGAAATGTGAGAAGTACTTCAGAGTCTTTAAACCAGATTGCTCAACTTAAATAATGTGTTTACGTTCACATTGATCTGACCAAAACAATCACAATAGGACCATAAGACAGCACCTGTCAATGTTGTTTTTGGAAAGTTTTCTCACATCTGTCTTATCTTGAAGATAATCTGTTTTTATCCTTGATTGACTGTGcgtgtaaataaataatcaaattcagcccaaatgccagattttttcaAATGTTCTATTATTTTTATGGTTTTAGTTACACCTATTTTAAATAGTACACTCATAGTGCACACCTCTACCAAGGCTAACCTATCTAGTCAAGTCAAAGAATGAATGAGAAGAATCCTAGATCTGCCCATTCATCACTTCACAATTTAAAGGGTCCTTGGTTGGGTCATGCTCCACCactccacaacatttcatgtAAGTTAGTTCAGTAGTTATGTAGTGAAAACAATCTCCTTGGTAGAGgtaatgaaacaataacataCATTTATAGTATTTAGAACTTCATGCATTTTATCTTTATCCATAAAAAGGGAAACCAGGCAGATATTAGTGGGTTAAACACCACTTATCTGAGTCGCAGGCTTGTTAAGCAGCATCTCAGTTACTGTATATCTGAAGTTACACAGTGACACCGGGTTGGAAACCTTTGAAAAGTCTGTTGTGGGTAAGTGTTTGTTGGATGATGGCTCTCACCGCTGACCCTGTTCACTTGAACGGGGTCTAATAGGATACTCCAGCGGTGCGTGTTGACTAACAGCACGTTCCTGCACACAGCAGAGGTCTCCAGTGACGGGGATGAGGCAGGCtgagtgagtgggtgggtgaTCCGTCTGTATTTAATGAGAATGGTGGACAGGTAGAAACACTTTTCCTCCAGAGTCTCTTAAAGGTCTAAGTGGATGAGCTGCGTAATTGACACTAACAAGGAGGGAGGGCCTTCGATTTACAACCCATCAGTGTGACTGTGAACACCGAGAGGAAACTGCAGTTCACAGAGTTATGTCCCtttgattgattcattatttGATTCATTAAACAAACGTTGAGATTTTCAACTGCacagtgaatttgtgtttcttttgattCACAAATATTAGATCAACCAGATGAATCAAAAATGGATAAATCTGATTATTCAGACTCAAATAATACAGAGTTCAGTTGGAGAGTTTTGAACCCACAGGTGTCTGCGGCCCCTGgatctgtcccccccccccttttatcTAAGTGGTAATCCAACCTTTTGCTGTAAAAGCAAAGACTGAGCTGCCACATCTTCCACTGACACACATTACCAGGTGGaatcataataaataaaccATGAGCAGATCtctatttaaacacaaacaagcagaggATGCTGACAAGTACATCTTCCCCTGTAATAGGCAGCCAACcttgaaaaaaaaccccacccATCCCTGAATAAGCTATGAAGTTAGATGTTTACCTCTGCttagagtgtgtctgtgtgtgtgagagagagcgacacacacacgtggagaaataatgagtgtgtgtttgagtgtgtagCAGTAAATCCACAATTTGCtcatgcatttgttttcttcctgcagGTGCCATTTCATCTTCATACTCTTCATTTGGCATTTCAGCTCCCGAGGAGAGGAgacatctctctgtctgtctttctttcattcttctgcttctgcttcttcttttttttatttatttttttctcagagcACAACTCACAGTGGCTTCTGCCTCTTGTATATTTTTAACAAGGTATTCATGTCGACTTTACACTTGCACTGGAAGTTACAAACAGAGTGGAGCAGGAGCTGTCACTGCCAGAAACTGTTATTGATTtacaatgctgctgctgctgctgctgcggctgctgctgctgctgctgctttttgctTTGGAGTCTGTTCATTTTTTGGGATGTTGGATATTTTACACTCATATTCATGtgtgcctccccccccccaccccccaacaccaccaccaccacccacacacacacacacacacacactcccacacacacacaccaccaccaccacatttCACTCACGGCAGTTGTCGCTGGTTCAGCTTGACTGCTTCGTTAGGGCTCATCATTTGCATTCAGATTAATTATCTAATTACCGACAAATGTCCGGCGGCCACCCCACACTCTGGCTCGTCAGCTCTCAGCCTgtaattattttaatcatttacttTCATCTGGAGCGTTCCTGCCATACTCCTGTGTTTAGAGGCCATTCTTAATTACCCTGCCAAGACACTCTTTtcatgagagggagggagggagggaaaaggggggagagagggagggttggtttgagggagaagagaggaattGGGTGAgggaacatgtgtgtgtgtgtgtgtgtgtgtgtgtgtgtgtgtgtgtgtgtgtgtgtatggaagAGAAAGACCAATGGGGACATGATCCAGAGGCTTTGACAGCACAGAGGAAGCTCCCTGCACTGCTGGAtgctctttcctctctcttcttcttcttcttctttttccccccccccccacccctctctctatctctctctctcttcccacccccaccccccagtcCCCCTCACCCTGCCACCTCCCCCAACCAacttcctcatccctcctctctcgcCCCCTCCACCCCAACCCACCCATCCCCTCCTCCACGCCCCGCTTCCACCGTTATACTTCCTCCCTTTTTCCCCTTTATCGCGAGCACACACAGGAATCGCCCGTGGGCTTCAGTGCTCTGACTGCtaatacactgacacacacacacatgcacacacacacacacacacagagagagcaggcaGACAAGAGAGTCATGCGCCCTGTTTGTGGCACTCATCACCATGCACACATCTTTCCACTATCTGCCTGGAAAATCTATACTCCTCTCAGCTCATCTGTCTGatcctgtctcttcctctgtctcccaccatccctccatccatcagaCCTGCATGGATGCACCCCCATGCGTCTGTATCTGCTGCccgtctttctctgtctgtccctggCTCCTTTCCTTCTCCAGCCCCGGTGTTTGGACAGGCCCAGCGTCAGGCCTGCTGCTCCCCGTCCTCATGCACGAGGGGACAAGAGGTCATCTCTTCCTTCCCCCTGTGTGACCGCCTCATAATGATGCTCTCACTCAACCCTGGAGCCACTCACCCTTCTCCCCGACTGCTCTAGttaagaaaaacaagagtgagGGGGaatgagggaaggagagagagagggagggagagggagatacAAGCTCTGTAATTGGGCTCTTGAATATTTAAGTCACTGGGGATGAAAGTTTAATGAAAAGATGATTATCTACCAGTTTATCACACCActgtttcatatttcattttcatattccCGTTCCGAGCTTCATTGTCCATTTGGCAGCTGCAGATACAGAGTTTAGGAGCCAGAGCGTGTTGGAACATACTGAGCGAAAAGacgagaagatggaggagacacTTTGAAGAGACGCTTAGGACCAAGAGTGTCTTTaatgtctcttttattttgtccttgcattgtttattttgacagcTGCTAATTGCCCGATGTTATAATTAAGTAGGTGTTGAATTATACTGCAAAAGAATTGTTGAAATGACAGGGTGACATGCACACAGTCATTGACAGTGTCCTATGAAAAGTGTCTTATTTAGTCGATTTTAGAAGTACGGAGGCCAAAAGTGGCGTCAATACACGtgaagatattttttaaatctgaaattgAAGTTTCTTTCCCACAGTAGTTCAATCATTTTAACATGGAATAAAGTCAGCAAACAATATAGTAACTTTGAACTGAACCCTCTTTTTAATAATGTATATTGCATACTCACATTGCTGTGCTTTCTATGTGCGCATCAAGAGTATCGTGAAGGTTGTGTCCCACTTGAGTCGTAGTCTTTGGCCACCGAGTCTTGAATCTCACACAGTTCTGAACTTAATTAATATTTGAAAGCAACTTACAGATATCACTTATAGTTTAAACTGCATTTATTCATGAATAAGCTGCATAACAAGAGTGGAATTGTGGAAACATTATGTAACAAGTAAAACACAGTAATCAGGAATACTTGAAATGACgataaaacaaaactcaaagaCTTGATGACGACTAGATTTGTCCAATTGGTTCAATTTAATCCAGATAAATTAGACAATTTAAACTAAACCTGTTAGGCAGCCAGaattattgaatatttttttacttttggacATAAACAACAACCCCTGTACTCTGcagtgcaaaaaataaataaatcaatcgAAAGAAATACCCCAAAATGTATATAGTGGAATATAACCACCCCACCCGGCGAGCTGCTAAAAGCCAAAttcacaattaaaacaaaatacataaatgtaagGAATCGTTCTCAGTAGTAACACATTCATCCTCCCTGTCCAGACAATTCTACACATGATTGATTAATtcttaaatgatttatttgtcataaaacccACAATTGACATATTTTATTCTTAACTACAAGTTTATGCTCAAGAGAAATAAACTtaacacagttttatttatcaacagaaaacatgtcaacTATAGAATGACAACAGTTGtagaataaatcattttaagaaATCTATGGATCAAATTGAACACTCTACAAATCTAGATCTGTGTGTTATTCACTAAACCATCAAAAACATCCTATATGCTGCAAtgttgtagaaaaaaaaaaccctggatCGATAATTTAATCTACATCTGCACCAAAAGGTACCAGGTTCTCCCCAGACCCAGGAAACATCCCCCCCACTGAGTTTGATGGAAACtggttttgcgtaatcctgctaacaaataaacaaacatggcgCTCAGTAAAGttcaaacctccgccaaggcccaacagttccctaaATTCAATCGAGCTTTTCCAAATTGGCACCAATTTATTTCGCAATTATCCGTCCGGTAGTTTTTGGAGAAATCCTGcgaacaatcaaacaaacagataaaaaacaaaccaactaaaaagaataaagacaggacaggacagtGTCATCGATGGTGAAAcatggcccccccccccccccccacacacacgctgactGTCGTGagctttaaatacacaaaacagtCTTTTCACTGATATAATTAACGAGTGCGTCTTCTTCGACAGCGATGGAGAGATGCGTCGACTTCCAGCTTCTTTGGCTTAAAGCACCAGACGGAAACTTAACTCGCCGATTTCAGCCCATTCTGTTGATTGTGTTTCACCTCCACAAACACCCTGAAGAcagttcaataaaaaaaaaaacagcacaaggACACTCTTTCCTTTATTTAATCGCGCCGGATAAACAGACGGCTGTTTGTTATTCATTCTCATTATTCATAATAGTCGGGACATTAATCCCTTTTTGCTGGAAGATGGtgcggaaaaaaaaaagcaggcaTTGAGCGTCGTGCCGCTTTGACGTGGAGCACTTTTCGCCCAAACCCCAGTGGAATAACGGGGACTGTGGAGTTTTGAGGGGGGATTATGTTGAGAACCCACACGGAGCCTCGGGCCACAGTTTGGAATGGGGACACAGTTGGGATGGTGGAGATTAGAGACCGTACCTTGTGTGGTGCAAAGAGGCCATTTCCAGGCAAAGAcacggtggggggggggggggggggggacgacgaCAATCTTCTCTGATAGACTCACTCCGGTAATAAGACTTTATTGTGAATGCATGAAAATACAGATAAGAGGCGATTCTTCCATTAAAGCCCCAGATAAGTCGGAGAATTCAAAAATTTGCTGTTTGATTAATTTATCGGCGTTTA encodes:
- the cdca5 gene encoding sororin; protein product: MKGGTPRSVMSESNKPSDPLRRRSPRLSSPPPPPLANLKTDNKMAAASFAVKRSITVRKIAPRKTTAPSEHNKENTPRPSGDNQQKVSTPGPAPDHGSSSSAKKKTKKAALPSPILPPSPPPSRPQESDPDAAVWSQKVRRSYSRLGDRSLNSPDPRETLFGFEKLTTPEVGPRVRRCKPGLEASGSVTGLSSFTSLLLLEADDAGQPEPDPNIPGVTLVKEKRRRRKAPQIAPVELEALAAEMNAVFEEAEEFELVVE